One window of the bacterium genome contains the following:
- the carA gene encoding glutamine-hydrolyzing carbamoyl-phosphate synthase small subunit, protein MRGHIALENGRIFTGRLLGAPLAAGGEVVFHTGMTGYQEILTDPSYAGQVVVFTAAHIGNYGVHAGDSESERVHPRAVVVRDFCRRNYHRGSEHNLDHALRRAGVPAVSDIDTRALTIALRDGGVCRGFVGAGDPRELVERARALPAMDKVDWVSRVTRTTAGPYERQPTIADPCEVAVLDYGVKKSILDCLVEAGCRVRVFPASTGADELLAGPTEGVFLSNGPGDPATLPHLVATVGRLLAADVPLFGICLGHQLLARALGADTVKLPFGHHGANHPVHNLATGRVEITSQNHNYAVPDGSLDPRRALVTHVSLNDRSVEGLRAVGRDAFSVQFHPEAAPGPSDSLHLFHAFRERMLARRQLAATLKERHATAN, encoded by the coding sequence ATGCGCGGGCATATCGCGCTGGAAAACGGGCGCATCTTCACCGGTCGGCTGCTGGGCGCCCCGCTCGCGGCGGGCGGCGAGGTCGTCTTCCATACGGGGATGACCGGCTACCAGGAGATCCTGACCGATCCCAGCTACGCCGGGCAGGTGGTCGTCTTCACGGCCGCACACATTGGCAACTACGGCGTGCATGCGGGTGACAGCGAGTCCGAGCGTGTGCATCCGCGGGCCGTGGTGGTGCGCGACTTCTGCCGCCGCAACTACCACCGCGGCAGCGAGCACAACCTCGACCACGCGCTGCGGCGCGCCGGCGTGCCGGCCGTCTCGGACATCGACACGCGGGCGCTGACGATCGCCCTGCGCGACGGCGGCGTCTGTCGCGGCTTCGTCGGGGCGGGCGATCCGCGCGAACTGGTCGAGCGCGCCCGCGCGCTGCCGGCCATGGACAAGGTCGACTGGGTGTCGCGCGTCACGCGGACGACGGCCGGTCCCTACGAACGCCAGCCGACGATCGCCGACCCCTGCGAAGTGGCGGTGCTCGACTACGGCGTGAAGAAGAGCATCCTCGACTGCCTGGTCGAGGCCGGTTGCCGGGTCCGCGTGTTCCCGGCGTCGACGGGCGCCGACGAGCTGCTGGCCGGGCCGACCGAGGGCGTCTTCCTGAGCAACGGGCCCGGCGACCCGGCCACGCTGCCGCACCTGGTGGCCACCGTGGGCCGGCTCCTGGCGGCCGATGTGCCGCTGTTCGGCATCTGCCTGGGACACCAGCTGCTGGCCCGCGCGCTCGGCGCCGACACGGTGAAGCTGCCGTTCGGCCACCACGGCGCCAACCACCCCGTGCACAACCTGGCCACCGGTCGCGTCGAGATCACCAGCCAGAACCACAACTACGCGGTGCCCGACGGCAGCCTCGATCCCCGCCGCGCCCTGGTGACGCACGTGAGCCTGAACGACCGCTCCGTCGAGGGCCTGCGCGCGGTAGGCCGCGACGCCTTCTCGGTGCAGTTCCATCCCGAGGCGGCGCCCGGTCCCAGCGACAGCCTGCACCTGTTCCACGCCTTCCGCGAACGCATGCTCGCCCGTCGCCAGCTGGCCGCAACCCTCAAGGAGCGCCATGCCACGGCGAACTGA
- a CDS encoding single-stranded DNA-binding protein — MLAATRALSEAVDRCRFPEPVAHVYNPLDYAWPLHEQYVRRWGATPRRVLLLGMNPGPWGMAQTGVPFGEVAAVRDILGLDGAVGRPSPEHPKRPVQGLACARSEVSGRRLWGFFAAHCGGAEGFFDEHFVLNYCPLVFMEASARNLTPDKLPAAAAAPLFKACDTWLRQVVAIYEPQWVVGVGGFARKKLDALFADPSTEGGGAPRRGTLLHPSPASPAANRGWEAAALSQLREQGIWA, encoded by the coding sequence GTGCTCGCGGCGACGCGCGCCCTCAGTGAAGCGGTCGATCGTTGCCGCTTTCCCGAGCCCGTGGCCCACGTCTACAACCCGCTGGACTACGCCTGGCCGCTGCACGAGCAGTACGTGCGCCGCTGGGGCGCCACGCCGCGCCGCGTGCTGCTGCTGGGCATGAACCCGGGCCCGTGGGGCATGGCCCAGACCGGCGTGCCGTTCGGCGAGGTGGCCGCGGTGCGCGACATCCTCGGGCTCGACGGTGCGGTAGGACGCCCGTCGCCCGAACACCCGAAGCGCCCCGTGCAGGGCCTGGCCTGCGCGCGGTCGGAAGTGAGCGGCCGGCGCCTGTGGGGCTTCTTTGCCGCGCACTGCGGCGGCGCCGAGGGCTTCTTCGACGAGCACTTCGTGCTGAACTACTGTCCGCTCGTGTTCATGGAAGCGTCGGCGCGCAACCTGACCCCCGACAAGCTGCCGGCCGCCGCGGCCGCGCCGCTCTTCAAGGCCTGCGACACCTGGCTGCGACAGGTGGTGGCGATTTACGAACCCCAGTGGGTCGTGGGCGTGGGCGGGTTCGCGCGGAAGAAGCTCGACGCGCTGTTTGCCGACCCGAGCACCGAAGGAGGGGGTGCGCCGCGCCGCGGCACGCTGCTGCACCCGAGCCCGGCAAGCCCTGCGGCGAACCGCGGCTGGGAGGCTGCGGCCCTTTCGCAGCTGCGCGAGCAGGGCATCTGGGCCTGA
- a CDS encoding DUF87 domain-containing protein, which translates to MQPIEQTGSFYLGRRYDAAAGQVTGDLVMYDARDLTTHAVIVGMTGSGKTGLGISLLEEAAIDGVPAIIIDPKGDIANLALTFPGLAAADFAPWLDPEEARRQGLEPAAHAEAVAARWKQGLGEWDQDGARIARLKAACAFTVFTPGSTAGEPVSILASLQAPAGGFAAQEEALRDRIRGTVGAILGLAGVDGDPVRSPAHIFLATVIEHYWRLPQDVQLADLIRALQEPPVRTFGVFDVDTFFPAAERRDLALALNGLMAAPGFAAWLQGTPLDIDVLLGSGDGRPRHAIMSIAHLDDAQRMFFVTLLLESLLAWSRRQSGTSSLRAMLYMDELFGFMPPTANPPSKTPLLTLLKQARASGLGVVLATQNPVDLDYKGLANAGTWFIGKLQTERDKERMLEGLAAAAGAADPATLASLIGGLKSRVFLLHNVHESAPALLHTRWTMSYLGGPLTREQIRRLGAGAAVAPAQVGGAAVTAGTPTAAVAPAQVGGTAPPAAPGDPSLVAPALAASVPQAFLPPAGGAPVYEPLLAGLATIAFVDAKRGLASERQVALGLPAGAATLVADWTKAAALAATPDGLAAQPAPGARFLPLPRGWEAAAFHKAAAKALTDHLYQRERLEVFELPLLKLVGEPGETRDAFLNRARLAVREKRDAEVDKLDRAMQVKLTRLETKQQAEQRDLAEDQAELAARKQEEMLSAGESLLGMFGVLGRKRGPGLATAARKRRMTARAGESIAESQAQLAAVSAELEQLRAQLAADVAAINVKWEQALGGVTTREVAPRRTDIRLSFCGLLWRPAGGAP; encoded by the coding sequence ATGCAGCCGATCGAACAGACGGGATCCTTCTACCTGGGGCGGCGCTACGACGCCGCGGCCGGGCAGGTCACGGGCGACCTGGTGATGTACGACGCGCGCGACCTGACCACGCACGCGGTCATCGTCGGCATGACGGGCTCGGGCAAGACGGGCCTGGGCATCTCGCTGCTGGAAGAGGCGGCGATCGACGGCGTGCCGGCCATCATCATCGATCCCAAGGGCGACATCGCCAACCTGGCGCTGACGTTCCCCGGCCTGGCCGCCGCCGATTTCGCGCCGTGGCTGGATCCGGAAGAGGCACGGCGGCAGGGGCTCGAGCCCGCCGCCCACGCCGAGGCCGTGGCCGCGCGCTGGAAGCAGGGCCTGGGCGAGTGGGACCAGGACGGCGCGCGCATCGCCCGCCTGAAGGCGGCCTGCGCCTTCACCGTGTTCACGCCCGGCTCCACGGCAGGTGAACCGGTCTCGATCCTCGCCTCGCTGCAGGCGCCGGCGGGCGGTTTCGCCGCGCAGGAAGAAGCGCTGCGCGACCGCATCCGCGGCACGGTGGGAGCCATCCTCGGGCTGGCCGGCGTCGACGGCGATCCCGTGCGCAGCCCCGCGCACATCTTCCTGGCCACGGTGATCGAGCACTATTGGCGCCTGCCGCAGGACGTGCAGCTGGCCGACCTGATCCGCGCGCTGCAGGAGCCGCCCGTGCGCACGTTCGGCGTCTTCGACGTCGACACCTTCTTTCCCGCGGCCGAGCGCCGCGACCTGGCATTGGCCCTGAACGGGCTGATGGCCGCGCCCGGCTTCGCGGCCTGGCTGCAGGGCACGCCGCTCGATATCGACGTGCTGCTCGGCTCGGGCGACGGCCGGCCGCGCCACGCGATCATGAGCATCGCCCACCTGGACGACGCGCAGCGCATGTTCTTCGTGACGCTGCTGCTGGAATCGCTGCTGGCCTGGTCGCGGCGGCAGTCGGGCACCTCGAGCCTTCGCGCCATGCTCTACATGGACGAGCTGTTCGGGTTCATGCCTCCGACAGCCAACCCGCCCTCGAAGACGCCGCTGCTGACGCTGCTCAAGCAGGCGCGCGCCTCGGGCCTGGGCGTGGTGCTGGCCACGCAGAACCCGGTCGACCTCGACTATAAGGGCCTGGCCAACGCGGGCACCTGGTTCATCGGCAAGCTGCAGACCGAGCGCGACAAGGAACGCATGCTCGAAGGCCTGGCCGCCGCGGCCGGCGCCGCCGACCCGGCCACGCTGGCGTCGCTGATCGGCGGGCTGAAGTCGCGCGTGTTCCTGCTGCACAACGTGCACGAAAGCGCGCCCGCGCTGCTGCACACGCGCTGGACCATGAGCTACCTGGGCGGGCCGCTCACGCGGGAGCAGATCCGCAGGCTGGGTGCGGGCGCTGCCGTTGCGCCGGCGCAAGTGGGTGGCGCAGCCGTGACCGCCGGCACGCCGACCGCAGCAGTTGCGCCAGCGCAAGTCGGCGGCACCGCGCCCCCGGCCGCACCCGGTGATCCATCGCTGGTCGCCCCGGCCCTGGCCGCGTCCGTGCCGCAGGCCTTCCTCCCGCCAGCCGGCGGCGCGCCCGTCTACGAGCCGCTTCTGGCCGGCCTGGCCACCATCGCCTTCGTCGACGCGAAGCGCGGCCTGGCCAGCGAGCGGCAGGTGGCCCTGGGCCTGCCGGCGGGCGCGGCCACGCTGGTGGCCGACTGGACGAAGGCCGCGGCCCTGGCGGCGACGCCCGACGGTCTGGCGGCGCAGCCGGCGCCCGGCGCGCGCTTCCTGCCGCTGCCGCGCGGCTGGGAAGCGGCCGCCTTCCACAAGGCGGCGGCCAAGGCGCTGACCGACCACCTCTACCAGCGCGAGCGTCTCGAGGTGTTCGAGCTGCCGCTGCTCAAGCTGGTCGGCGAGCCGGGCGAGACGCGTGACGCGTTCCTGAACCGCGCCCGCCTGGCTGTGCGCGAGAAGCGCGACGCCGAGGTCGACAAGCTCGATCGCGCGATGCAGGTGAAGCTCACGCGGCTCGAGACGAAGCAGCAGGCCGAGCAGCGCGATCTGGCCGAGGACCAGGCCGAGCTGGCGGCGCGCAAGCAGGAGGAGATGCTCTCGGCCGGCGAGAGCCTGCTCGGCATGTTCGGCGTGCTGGGCCGCAAGCGCGGTCCGGGGCTGGCCACCGCCGCGCGCAAGCGGCGGATGACCGCGCGCGCCGGCGAGAGCATCGCCGAATCGCAGGCACAGCTCGCGGCCGTCTCGGCCGAGCTGGAGCAGTTGCGCGCGCAGCTGGCGGCCGACGTCGCGGCCATCAACGTGAAATGGGAGCAGGCGCTCGGCGGCGTCACCACGCGCGAGGTGGCGCCGCGACGCACCGACATCCGCCTGTCCTTCTGCGGCCTGCTCTGGCGGCCGGCCGGCGGTGCGCCGTGA
- a CDS encoding amidohydrolase, which translates to MFRACMPKPAALIVAMLITGSVTAAEVPMNDTPAPAVQADLILHGGRVLTMTDPEPTPAPTAVAVAGGRILQVGDDAAVLALAGPGASIIDVGGGTIIPGFIDSHAHLYGLGKALAEVDLRDTASAGEAVARVAHAVAATPGSGWLEGRGWDQNDWPVKEYPHRDMLDRVAGKRPVLLRRVDGHAAWASTAALALAGVTAATPDPAGGSILRDGQGEPTGVLIDNAVSLVTAAIPAPDQTEVRRRLRLAAEHCLQLGVTGVHDAGISWDRAQVMREMAADGSLGVRVYGMYDDDPATLAGALKAGPYTSPDGLLTLRAVKLYADGALGSRGALLLKDYSDQPGHRGLAVTTADQMRGVMRSLGGAGFQICTHAIGDAGNRLVLDLYEEVLRELKPRDARWRVEHAQILDPADIPRFGKLGVIAAMQPVHCTSDMDWADERLGEERLAGAYAWQSLLKSGARLCYGTDFPVEKVEPLEGLYAARTRQHPDGTPIGGWRPEEAVDGWTALWLYTAGGAWAAFQDKELGVIAPGFRADLVVLDGDPVACAPKDLLRMKVTATFVNGRAASALK; encoded by the coding sequence ATGTTCCGCGCCTGCATGCCCAAACCGGCCGCTTTGATCGTGGCCATGCTGATCACTGGCAGCGTGACCGCCGCCGAGGTTCCCATGAACGACACTCCCGCCCCTGCCGTGCAGGCCGACCTGATCCTGCACGGGGGCCGCGTCCTGACCATGACCGACCCCGAGCCCACCCCCGCGCCCACGGCCGTGGCCGTGGCCGGCGGCCGCATCCTCCAGGTGGGCGACGATGCCGCGGTGCTGGCGCTGGCCGGACCGGGCGCCAGCATCATCGATGTGGGGGGCGGCACCATCATCCCCGGTTTCATCGACAGCCACGCGCACCTCTACGGCCTGGGCAAGGCGCTGGCCGAGGTCGACCTGCGCGACACCGCCTCGGCCGGGGAAGCTGTCGCCCGCGTGGCGCATGCCGTCGCCGCGACGCCCGGCAGCGGCTGGCTCGAGGGCCGCGGCTGGGACCAGAACGACTGGCCCGTGAAGGAGTATCCGCACCGCGACATGCTGGACCGCGTGGCCGGCAAGCGGCCGGTGCTGCTGCGACGGGTCGATGGCCACGCCGCCTGGGCGAGCACCGCGGCGCTGGCGCTGGCCGGCGTTACGGCGGCCACGCCCGACCCGGCCGGCGGCTCCATCCTGCGCGACGGGCAGGGCGAGCCGACGGGCGTGCTCATCGACAATGCCGTTTCCCTGGTCACGGCCGCGATCCCCGCGCCGGACCAGACCGAGGTGCGGCGCCGCCTGCGCCTGGCGGCCGAACATTGCCTGCAACTGGGCGTGACGGGCGTGCACGACGCGGGCATCTCGTGGGATCGTGCGCAGGTCATGCGCGAGATGGCGGCCGACGGCTCGCTCGGCGTGCGCGTGTACGGCATGTACGACGACGATCCGGCCACACTGGCCGGCGCGCTGAAGGCCGGCCCCTATACGAGCCCCGACGGCCTGCTCACGCTGCGCGCCGTGAAGCTCTATGCCGACGGCGCGCTCGGCAGCCGCGGTGCGCTGCTGCTGAAGGACTACAGCGACCAGCCCGGCCACCGCGGCCTGGCCGTCACCACGGCCGACCAGATGCGCGGGGTGATGCGCTCGCTGGGCGGCGCCGGCTTCCAGATCTGCACACATGCGATCGGCGACGCGGGCAACCGCCTGGTGCTCGACCTCTACGAAGAGGTGCTGCGCGAGCTCAAGCCGCGCGACGCGCGCTGGCGCGTGGAGCACGCGCAGATCCTCGACCCCGCCGACATCCCGCGTTTCGGGAAGCTGGGCGTGATCGCCGCCATGCAGCCGGTGCACTGCACCTCGGACATGGACTGGGCCGACGAGCGGCTCGGTGAAGAGCGCCTGGCCGGGGCCTATGCCTGGCAGTCGCTGCTGAAGTCGGGCGCGCGCCTGTGCTACGGGACCGACTTCCCGGTCGAGAAGGTCGAGCCCCTCGAAGGTTTGTACGCCGCGCGTACACGCCAGCATCCCGACGGCACGCCCATCGGCGGCTGGCGCCCCGAGGAGGCGGTCGACGGCTGGACCGCGCTGTGGCTGTACACGGCGGGCGGGGCCTGGGCCGCGTTCCAGGACAAGGAGCTGGGCGTGATCGCGCCGGGGTTCCGGGCCGACCTGGTGGTGCTGGACGGCGATCCGGTGGCCTGCGCGCCGAAGGACCTGCTGCGGATGAAGGTCACCGCGACGTTCGTGAACGGACGCGCGGCATCAGCCTTGAAGTGA
- a CDS encoding ROK family transcriptional regulator, giving the protein MYNENLSWKGLRRTDPDRPRPLADAVLRLIWQKKRISRAEIAGVGGLSRSTVSEIVNEILPMGIVTEVGEGPSRGGRRPIVLEFQDDACVILGVEMGATHVVVALTDLRGRVLTWESRDHAVRTDPAGTRKLITELCRVCLASPAAGGRPLVGIGVAAPCPVDPSHPDRLSTLVMPDWNGVLGLNDLARRYDVPLMVDNDANLGALAEHWWGAGRGVDDLAYIKVAMGIGSGHVIGGEIYRGATGVAGEIGHLSIDPQGKPCICGLRGCLVTLIGAPALVARAAELAPSFPESPLAGRTITIIDLEDAAMKGDPLALQVTQEAAAHLGRAVAGLLNIMNPSLVIVGGVLARLGDLLLDPLRETVKSRTLVSSVAAAEIRSGDLGDLGIAVGASTLVLKAALADSRLFPRVPGGFAPAHDAVVS; this is encoded by the coding sequence ATGTACAATGAAAACCTCAGCTGGAAGGGCCTGCGGCGCACGGACCCGGACCGTCCGCGTCCGTTGGCCGATGCGGTGCTGCGCCTGATCTGGCAGAAGAAGCGCATCTCGCGCGCCGAGATCGCCGGCGTGGGCGGGCTCTCGCGCTCCACCGTCTCGGAGATCGTCAACGAGATCCTGCCCATGGGCATCGTCACCGAGGTGGGTGAAGGCCCCTCGCGCGGCGGCCGCCGTCCCATCGTGCTCGAATTCCAGGACGATGCCTGCGTGATCCTCGGCGTCGAGATGGGCGCCACCCATGTGGTGGTCGCCCTGACCGACCTGCGGGGCCGCGTGCTCACCTGGGAATCCCGCGACCACGCCGTGCGCACCGACCCGGCCGGCACGCGGAAGCTGATCACCGAGCTGTGCCGCGTCTGCCTGGCCTCGCCGGCCGCGGGTGGGCGCCCGCTGGTCGGCATCGGCGTGGCGGCGCCGTGCCCCGTGGACCCGTCGCACCCCGATCGCCTGTCGACGCTCGTCATGCCCGACTGGAACGGCGTGCTCGGCCTGAACGACCTGGCCCGCCGGTACGACGTGCCGCTGATGGTCGACAACGACGCCAACCTGGGCGCGCTGGCCGAGCACTGGTGGGGCGCCGGTCGCGGCGTGGACGACCTGGCCTACATCAAGGTGGCCATGGGCATCGGCTCGGGCCACGTCATCGGCGGCGAGATCTACCGCGGCGCCACCGGCGTGGCGGGCGAGATCGGCCACCTGTCCATCGATCCCCAGGGCAAGCCCTGCATCTGCGGCCTGCGTGGCTGCCTGGTCACGCTGATCGGCGCGCCGGCCCTGGTGGCCCGCGCCGCCGAGCTGGCGCCTTCGTTCCCGGAGAGCCCGCTGGCCGGACGCACCATCACCATCATCGATCTCGAGGACGCAGCCATGAAAGGCGACCCGCTGGCCCTGCAGGTGACCCAGGAAGCGGCGGCCCACCTGGGCCGCGCCGTGGCCGGCCTGCTGAACATCATGAACCCTTCGCTGGTCATTGTCGGCGGCGTGCTGGCACGCCTGGGCGACCTGCTGCTCGACCCGCTGCGCGAGACGGTCAAGAGCCGAACGCTGGTCAGCTCGGTGGCCGCGGCCGAGATCCGCAGCGGCGACCTGGGCGACCTGGGCATTGCGGTCGGCGCCTCGACGCTGGTGCTGAAGGCGGCGCTGGCCGACTCGCGCCTGTTCCCCCGCGTGCCGGGCGGTTTTGCGCCTGCGCACGATGCGGTGGTATCATGA